In a single window of the Etheostoma spectabile isolate EspeVRDwgs_2016 chromosome 3, UIUC_Espe_1.0, whole genome shotgun sequence genome:
- the farsb gene encoding phenylalanine--tRNA ligase beta subunit, with amino-acid sequence MPTVGVKRDLLFKALGKTYTDEEFDELCFEFGLELDEITSEREIISREQGDSKASGASDVILYKIDVPANRYDLLCLEGLVRGLQVFKNKLEAPRYRRVSPVSGEPQKLFITKETVAVRPHAVAAVLRNITFTQERYDSFIELQDKLHQNICRKRSLVAIGTHDLDTICGPFTYTAKPPGDISFKPLNQTKEYTATQLMSLYKTDSHLKHYLHIIEDKPVYPIIYDSNGIVLSMPPIINGDHSKITLTTKNVFIECTATDLTKAKIVLDMMVTMFSEYCSQPFTVEEAEVVYPDGKTYKYPELAYRKETLSSEFINRKVGINESTEKIAQLLTKMCLRSQATGVGDEIEVEIPPTRSDVIHACDIVEDAAMAYGFNNVPHTTPRTYTVANQFPLNKLTELLRQDLAAAGFTEALNFALCSEEDVADKLGKKISETRAVHISNPKTAEFQVARTTLLPGLLKTIAANRKMPLPLKLFEISDVVLKDETKDVGARNSRRFCAVYYNKSPGFEVIHGLLDRTMELLEVRSACGDGYHIQAAEDSTFFPGRCAEIFAHGQSVGRLGVLHPDVITRFELTMPCSALEMDIEPFLGHTAETTLTHDVPMQEVIKHKFPTQDESLQAPSSSPTSTKTVFGDVSTPAGLKSLNDFLADKSYIEGFAASDADMAIFDAIPSAPGSTFCHLMRWYNHIKSFQRERASLPSAKSQFVLPATTNDTSDDDIDLFGSDDEAESAEADRIKEQRLAEYAAKKSKKPALVAKSSILLDVKPWDDETNMAELEQCVRSVSMDGLLWGQSKLVPVGYGIKKLQIGCVVEDEKVGTDLLEEAITAYEDYVQSVDVAAFNKI; translated from the exons ATGCCGACTGTCGGAGTAAAAAGGGATCTTCTCTTTAAAGCTTTGGgcaaaacataca CTGATGAGGAGTTTGACGAGCTGTGCTTTGAATTTGGGCTGGAGCTGGATGAAATT ACCTCAGAGAGGGAGATAATCAGCCGAGAGCAGGGTGACTCCAAGGCATCAGGAGCATCTGACGTCATTCTGTACAAGATTGATGTTCCAGCTAACCGCTATGACCTGCTGTGTCTGGAGGGGCTGGTCCGTGGACTGCAGGTCTTCAAGAATAA GTTGGAGGCACCTCGCTACAGACGTGTAAGCCCAGTCAGCGGGGAACCTCAGAAGCTGTTTATTACCAAGGAG ACGGTGGCAGTGCGACCCCATGCTGTGGCAGCAGTGTTGAGGAACATCACCTTTACACAGGAGCGCTATGACAGCTTCATCGAGCTGCAGGATAAACTCCACCAAAACATCTGCAG GAAGAGGAGTCTGGTGGCCATCGGGACCCATGACCTGGACACCATCTGCGGTCCTTTCACATACACAGCCAAGCCTCCTGGAGACATCAGCTTTAAACCCCTGAACCAGACTAAAGAATACACTGCCACCCAGCTCATGAGCCTCTACAAG acagacagccacCTGAAGCATTACCTTCACATTATTGAAGACAAGCCTGTATACCCCATCATCTACGACAGCAATGGCATTGTCCTGTCCATGCCTCCCATCATCAATG gtgACCATTCAAAAATCACCCTAACGACCAAGAATGTTTTTATTGAGTGCACAGCCACAGACCTGACCAAG GCAAAGATCGTGTTGGACATGATGGTGACCATGTTCAGCGAGTATTGTTCACAGCCTTTCAC GGTGGAGGAGGCTGAGGTGGTGTACCCAGACGGCAAGACCTACAAATACCCA GAGCTGGCTTACAGGAAGGAGACGTTGTCTAGTGAGTTCATCAACCGAAAAGTTGGCATTAA TGAATCAACTGAGAAAATCGCCCAGCTGCTGACCAAAATGTGTCTGCGCTCCCAGGCCACAGGGGTTGGTGATGAGATCGAGGTTGAGATCCCGCCCACACGGTCAGACGTCATCCACGCCTGTGACATTGTGGAGGACGCCGCCATGGCCTACGGATTCAACAACGtcccccacaccacaccacgcACCTACACCGTAGCCAACCAG TTTCCACTGAATAAACTGACAGAGCTGTTGAGACAAGACCTGGCAGCTGCTGGATTCACGGAGGCCCTCAACTTTGCCCTA TGTTCTGAAGAAGATGTAGCAGACAAGCTTGGAAAAAAGATCTCAGAGACACGGGCGGTTCATATCTCCAACCCCAAGACAGCTGAGTTCCAG gtggcgcgcACCACCTTGTTGCCAGGCCTCCTGAAAACCATCGCGGCCAACAGGAAGATGCCCCTTCCTCTCAAACTGTTTGAGATATCTGACGTGGTGCTGAAGGATGAGACCAAAG ATGTTGGGGCGAGGAACAGCCGGCGTTTCTGTGCTGTTTACTACAACAAGAGTCCGGGCTTTGAGGTGATCCATGGCCTGCTGGACCGAACCATGGAACTGCTGGAGGTGAGGTCGGCCTGCGGGGACGGCTACCACATCCAGGCTGCAGAGG ATTCCACCTTTTTCCCTGGTCGATGCGCGGAAATCTTTGCCCATGGACAGAGCGTAGGGCGTCTCGGGGTCCTCCACCCGGATGTCATCACCCGCTTCGAGCTGACCATGCCCTGCTCGGCCCTGGAGATGGACATCGAGCCCTTCCT TGGCCACACTGCAGAAACCACCCTCACACATGACGTCCCCATGCAGGAAGTCATCAAGCACAAGTTCCCCACGCAAGATGAATCCTTGCAGGCCCCGTCATCCAGTCCAACTTCCACAAAAACCGTGTTTGGTGACGTGAGCACGCCAGCCGGCCTTAAATCTCTCAACGATTTTCTGGCAGACAAAAGCTACATAGAGGGCTTTGCGGCATCCGATGCTGACATGGCAATATTTGACGCCATCCCCTCCGCTCCCGGCTCGACCTTCTGCCACCTGATGCGCTGGTACAACCACATCAAGTCTTTTCAGAGGGAAAGAGCCAGCCTTCCATCAGCTAAGAGTCAGTTTGTCCTCCCAGCTACGACAAACGACACCAGCGACGACGACATTGACCTATTTGGCTCGGACGACGAGGCCGAGAGCGCAGAGGCGGATAGAATCAAGGAGCAGCGCCTCGCTGAGTACGCTGCCAAGAAGTCCAAGAAGCCAGCACTAGTCGCCAAGTCCTCCATCCTGCTCGACGTCAAGCCCTGGGACGACGAGACGAACATGGCGGAGCTGGAGCAGTGCGTCCGCAGCGTCAGTATGGACGGGCTGCTGTGGGGGCAGTCCAAGCTGGTCCCGGTGGGCTACGGCATCAAGAAGCTCCAGATAGGATGCGTGGTGGAGGATGAGAAAGTGGGCACGGATCTGCTGGAGGAAGCCATCACCGCCTACGAGGATTATGTTCAGTCTGTAGATGTGGCTGCCTTCAATAAGATCTGA